The following nucleotide sequence is from Allocatelliglobosispora scoriae.
GCCGCAGCACCGCGAGGTCGTCGCTGCCGCCGCCGCCGGCGAAGGTCGCGGCGAGCCCCACGCCCGCCCACAGGTCCGGCTGTCTCTCCGGGGCGAATCGGCGAACCGCCGCCGCCACGTCGTCCACCGCGGCGGCATGCATAAACCACAGCGCACGGCCGATCCCCTGATCGACCGCGCGCTGGAAGTAATCGGACCGGCCCTCCCAGGCATAGGGCTCCGGGCGGCGCTGCTGCTCGATCCACCGGCTGTAGTGGAAATAGGCGAGGTCGAAGCCGTAGCCGTCGACCGCGAGCCAGCTCATCGCCGGATAATAGGGCGAGCCGGTGAGGTCCGGCATGATCTTCTTCCAGAGCACGCGGGGCAGCTTCGCCATCGCGAATCCGATGCCGATATAGGCGAGGAAGATGTGCGGCGCGCCCGGGCCGAGCAGGAGGTTGCGCGTGCGCTGGCGGCGTCCGCTGCCCATCGCGTCCAGGACCGTGAAGGCCATGGTCGCGCCCTCGTAGGCGAAGCCGCGCATGCCGACCTCCACCAGTTCGAGGCGGCGCTCGACCTCCCACTGGTCGCGGGCGTCGATCCCCCATTCGAAGCCGCAGACGACCGCCTGCGGGATCGCTTCGAGCCGTCGGGAAACCTCCGTCGGCGCAGCTGGGAAGCTGCGCCGGTCGAAGGTGACCGAGTCCAGCGATGGCGTCAGAATGAGCCTTCTCAGCGACCCGATGGCGGTGGGCATGGTTCCTCCCCGATGAGAATATTGACGACCGCCTCATCGTTATACGTTGCTCGCGGCAAAGCTTCCTTCATGCTGCGATATGGCCCGCCGACTGGGAATCGTTGCGCTCCTGCGACATCGAGACCGATCACAATGGAGCGATGTCGTCGGCGGTACCCGTCGATCCGGCCCGGTCGATCCTCGCCCAGGCGCCCACCTGGCGCGCGGCGGTGAGGCTGGACCAGGCGGCGAGCTCTATCAGCGTCCGATCGTCACGCCCGTCGCGCCGGAACTCCTCGATCACCGAGTCGTCCACCTGGTACGAGGCGAGCGCGGCGAGGAGCGCGAGCCGCCCGGCCGCCCGATCGGCCACCGGCAGCCCGGCGACCGCGTCGGCAGCCCACCCCCGGCTGATCCCCGGCGGTTGGCCGTCCCACCGGCCGAGCTCCGCGACGACGAGCTCGCGGACGGAGTCCGGGACCGAGCGCCGGCCGGCCGCATCCACAGCGGCGGCCGCCCTGGCGTACGCCGTGGCGATGTTCGCGTTGCCCGCCGCCCACCCGAGGTCGACCGGCAGCGGCGCTTCGGGCAGCAGGTCCAGCGAATCCCCGGGCTCCCGGTGGCGGCTCACGACGCCCGACATGACCTTGCCGACCACCCGCCAGATCCGGGGCCGGGCTCCGGCCGGCACCTTCGGCGGCAGCGGCGACGACTCCAGGAAGATGTTGACCATGCGGTTGATGTACTGGAAGGTCACCGCGACGCCGACGAGCTCCGGCACCTCGGCGGCGGGAGCGGGCACCGGGGTGCTGCGAGCCAGGTCGCGCTGCCCGCTGGTGCGCGCCCACCCGGCGACCCGGTGCAGGTCGGGGTCGGCGATGGCGGCCATCCTGTCGTTGATGATCGCTTCGGCGTCCCTGCTCGCGGCGAGCCCGTGCATCGTGGCACCGTGCACGTCGACGCAGTAGGGGCAGCGGTTGCCGAGCGAGACGGCGGCGGCGACCGCCTCCCGGGCACCTCGGCCGACCGCGCCGGTGGCGATGAGGGTCTCGCGCAGGATCATCCAGCAGGCGGCGAGCGCCTCGGGCGACGGCGAGTGCAGGCTGACCGGGGGTGCGAGCAGGCCGAAGTCGCGTTCGACCTGGTCGTAGACGGTGCCGACCAGCCCCGGGGCGCCCTTGATCCGGACGGGGGTGACGTGGCGGATGTGCGTCTGGGAGTTCTGGCGGGATACGCGGGCGAGCAGACCGGGC
It contains:
- a CDS encoding carboxymuconolactone decarboxylase family protein produces the protein MPGLLARVSRQNSQTHIRHVTPVRIKGAPGLVGTVYDQVERDFGLLAPPVSLHSPSPEALAACWMILRETLIATGAVGRGAREAVAAAVSLGNRCPYCVDVHGATMHGLAASRDAEAIINDRMAAIADPDLHRVAGWARTSGQRDLARSTPVPAPAAEVPELVGVAVTFQYINRMVNIFLESSPLPPKVPAGARPRIWRVVGKVMSGVVSRHREPGDSLDLLPEAPLPVDLGWAAGNANIATAYARAAAAVDAAGRRSVPDSVRELVVAELGRWDGQPPGISRGWAADAVAGLPVADRAAGRLALLAALASYQVDDSVIEEFRRDGRDDRTLIELAAWSSLTAARQVGAWARIDRAGSTGTADDIAPL
- a CDS encoding DUF1702 family protein is translated as MPTAIGSLRRLILTPSLDSVTFDRRSFPAAPTEVSRRLEAIPQAVVCGFEWGIDARDQWEVERRLELVEVGMRGFAYEGATMAFTVLDAMGSGRRQRTRNLLLGPGAPHIFLAYIGIGFAMAKLPRVLWKKIMPDLTGSPYYPAMSWLAVDGYGFDLAYFHYSRWIEQQRRPEPYAWEGRSDYFQRAVDQGIGRALWFMHAAAVDDVAAAVRRFAPERQPDLWAGVGLAATFAGGGGSDDLAVLRRHAGEHSDELALGSVFATKARVHGGFVPPHSALATAALTGLSVRAANALADDTEPPIGTVGAVPTYETWRANIRRHFQGQHSAADNTGTC